The genome window TGCTTTGTTTAACCGAAAGAACGTTCCAATTTTTAGGGATCTTAAAGGTATTGTCTTGTTCGATAAATTCCCCGTCATTTCTTTTACTAAATAAGTTTTTAGTGAAATTGCTTTGATAACCCCAAGTTTTGGTTTGCTTTAATAAAACAGCCTGGTCACTACTAGAAGTTTTAACACGATTGTGAATGCCATAGCGCGTATCGGTATTAGTTATTTTGCCGTGGGGTGAGTTTTTGTAAAGATAGATTGATAAATCTTGATCTAGTTTTTGGTAAACTAAAAGAGGAATTTCTTTAGTTGGGGAAGTGCTGTAAATGCTTGATTTTTGGGTTTTAGTTTCTTTAACCATTCCAAAATGAAACAAACTGTTCATTACTAAAAGAACAATTGAACTCAAGACAATTAAGCTCATGATAGTGATCGTAGCGCGTCGTATTTTTTTTGACTTAATGTATATTAGCGTTAGAAAAAGTCCAATAATGCTGATTGCAGCAATCAAAATAATCATTAACGTTTACTCCTTTGCTTTGTTTTTAAATAGTGTATTGGTCAGATGATTACCACGATCTTTAATAATCAGATAATCATTCTTGTCAATCAAATGAACCTGATAGCATTGACAGTTATCAGGGGATGGTTCTTTGTAAATATGAGTTATTTTGTCTAAATTAAGGCAGATTTCAATTTCTTTTCCATTTTTGAGTTCGGTTAACCAAATAAATCCCATTTTAATTTCCTATTCGTTAAAATAATTAAGTATGAAGATTATACCGCAGATTTTATCAAATTTCGGTATAAAATATTTGTAGTTGGAAAAGAGAATAATTAATGTCTGAAATTTATCCAAAAAAAGATGAAAAAAGTGAACTCTCTCAAAGTCATCACATGCAAATTCCGTGGTACGACGTAATCGATGATCAAAATGATCAAGTTCTTAATTCGGCTCTAAAAGAACGATCATCGATTGTTGGGCGGGTTGGAATTATGTTATTGTCTTGTGGGACTGGTGCTTGGAGGGTGAGAGAAGCAATGAATACCATCGCTAGAAATTTACATTTGACCTGTTCAGCAGATATCGGTCTGACTTCCATTTCTTTTACTTGTTTTTATCAAAGTCATTCATATTCAGAGGTATTGACTCTTTCAAAAAGTGGGGTTAATACTGATAAATTAGATGCCTTGGAAAGATTTGTTCATAGTTTTTCAGATCAACTGCCACATCTGAGTACGCGAGAGATTCACCGTAAGCTCGATGAAATTCAAAAAATGCCTGGTAACTACAGTGAGATTGCGACGGGTTTTGCGGCGGCGCTTGCTTGTAGTGCATTTGTATTTTTGTTGGGTGGTGGACCAATTGAAATGTTTTGTTGCTTTTTAGGAGCAGGCCTTGGAAATTTTATTCGTACCAAGTTGCTTAATCGCGAGCTAACTTTACTGGCTACAGTTGCCGTGGGAGTTGCGGCAGCTTGTTTAGTGTACTTATTAGTCTTTTTAGGATTAGAGAAATTATTTAAGATATCTCCTGAACACGAAGCAGGTTATATTGGAGCGATGTTGTTTGTGATTCCAGGATTTCCTTTTATCACTAGCATGTTAGATATTTCAAAACAAGATTTGCGTTCAGGTCTTGAACGATTTGTGTACGCTTTGATGATTACAATAGTTGCAACGCTAGTTGGCTGGTTAGTGGCCTTCACGGTGCATTTGCGTCCAGCAAATTTCTTACCGCTTGGTTTGACTCCGGTTTTGATGTTAGTATTTCGTTTCATTGCTAGCTTTTGTGGCGTTTTTGGGTTTTCAGTTATGTTTAATAGTCCGCGCCGGATGGCTTGTCTGTGCGGATTGATTGGTGCAATCTCAAACACGCTTAGATTAGAATTAGTTGATTTTACCAAAATCCCGCCAGCTGCAGCAGCATTTATTGCGGCATTAACTGCAGGTTTAATTGCATCGGCAATGAACCGCGTGGATGGCTATCCGCGGATTTCGTTGACGGTTCCTTCTATTGTGATAATGGTTCCCGGACTTTATATTTATCGGGGGATGTATAATCTCGGCTTAAATAATATTAGCGTTGCAGCGGCTTGGCTTTCTAAAGCAATTTTAATTATTATGATGTTACCGCTAGGTTTATTCACTGCCCGCGTTATTATGGATCAACGTTGGCGGCGCAGTGATTAGTAAAAAAAATAGGCCCAATGGCCTAATTTATCACCCGAACGGGAATCGAACCCGTGTCTTCGCGATGAGAACGCGACGTCTTAACCCCTTGACTATCGGGCACTTCAAAAAAACAATAATTATATTTTACATGTTTAGGAAGTTTTGTCAATTCCTGCGACATCTTTTATAATTGATAAGAGTTTTTGAGGGAAGGATAGGAAATGGCACAATTATTTTTTAACTACGGTGCAATGAACAGCGGTAAGAGCATCGAAATTTTAAAGGTAGCTCACAACTACGAAGAGGAAGGAAAAAAGGTTTTGGTTTTCACTTCCGGATTAGACTCTCGTTTTGGGAACGGAAAAATTAGGAGTCGCATTGGGATCGAACGAGTCGCTGAGGTGATTAATCCTGATACTGATTTTTACGAAATAATCAAGAGTCAAGCCAAGTCGACCAGGATTTCTTGTATTTTGATTGACGAGGCCCAATTTTTGTCGAAACAAAATGTGGTTGATTGCGCGCGGATTGTTGATGAATTCAATATTCCGGTAATGGCTTTTGGTCTTAAAAATGACTTTCAAAATCACTTATTTGAAGGTACGCAGTTTCTACTGCTTTATGCCGATAAATTCGAAGAAATAAAAACTATTTGTTGGTTCTGTGATCATAAAGCAACAATGAATTTAAGGCTTTCTAATAATCAACCAATTTACGAAGGTGAACAGTTTATGCTTGGTGGCAATGAATCGTATTTACCCGTTTGTCGTGAGCACTATTTTCACCCTAAATTAAAGGAATTACAAAATGGATAATTTTATTGAAAAAATACAAGCTTTGGCAGATCGATACAATGAACTACAGGGGATGATGAGCGATCCTGAGATTATCTCTGATACTGATCGTTATATGAAGTTGTCAAAAGAAGAGTCAAAACTTCGTCCGATTATTGAAAAATATAATCGCTATACGCAAAATTCGACTTTGATTGAGGAAAACCAGGAAATTATTGCCAGTTCTGAAGATCAAGAGTTAGCGGACTTAGCCAAAGAAGAAATGAAAGATGCGGTTCAAGAGAATCAAAATTTAGAACAAGAAATTAAAGTGGACCTCCTGCCAGAAGATCCAAATGATGAGAAAAATATTATTATGGAAATTCGAGGAGCAGCTGGTGGCGATGAAGCTTCATTATTTGCGGGTGATTTGTTGAGTATGTATGAAAAATTCGTTGCTACTCAGCCCGGTTGGAAGATGGAGATTGTTAGTTCTTCACCGACGGAAGTAGGCGGCTTTAAAGAAGTGGAAGCAGTGATTACCGGCGATCATGTTTATTCTAAATTGAAGTACGAAAATGGTGCCCATCGAGTTCAAAGAGTTCCTGTCACTGAGTCACAAGGACGAGTTCATACTTCGACCGCGACGGTGATTATTATGCCTGAATACAGTGAAACTGACTACAAAATTGATCCGAAGGATATTCGAGTGGATGTTTTGCGTTCTAGTGGGGCAGGTGGTCAGCATATTAATAAAACTTCAAGTGCGGTTCGGATGCTACATTTACCGACTGGTATTATGGTGTTTATGGAAGAACAGCGTTCCCAGCAGCAAAACCGTGCTAAGGCACTGCAAATTTTGACAACTCGGGTCCATGACTACTATGAATCTCAAAATCAAGAAGAATACGATTCTACAAGGAAAAATTTAGTTGGGACGGGAGATCGTTCAGAACGAATTCGGACCTATAATTATCCGCAAAATCGCGTTACTGATCATCGAATTGGGTTAACTTTAAACAAATTAGATCGGGTGATGGATGGTGGATTAGGTGAAGTTATTGACGCTCTAGTTGCCTACGACCAAGCTCAAAAGTTGCAAGATGTGGAAAATGGCTGATTACCTAGTACGTGACTTTTTAAAAGATGCGAAAGATAAATTAAGCGATCAACCTGTGATTGCTGATTTTATTGCAGCAGATTTACTTAAAATTTCGTTGGGTGATCTTCCTTTTTATTATCAGCATCTAATGGTTCATCAAGATCTGGCCAATCAGTGGATCAAAGAATATTTAGCAGGTAAGCCTTATCAGTATTTAACTCATCAGGCTTATTTTTTTGATTTAACTTTTTATGTCGACGAAAATGTTTTGATTCCTAGACCAGAAACGGAAGAATTAGTTGAATGGCTCTTAAATCTTCATCACGAATCAAAGCTAAAAGTTCTCGATCTTGCAACGGGTTCTGGGGCGATTGCGGTGACTGTGAAAAAACATCGACCAAATTGGGATGTTACAGCGAGTGATATTTCGAAAGAGGCACTTGAAGTAGCTCGCAGTAATGCCAAATCTAATCAAGTGAAGATCAACGTCGTCGAAAGTGATCTTTTTTCAAATCTAAATGAACGCTATGATGTGATTATTTCTAATCCTCCTTATATTGGGCAAAGTGAAGTTTCTGTGATGGATCAGTCGGTTCTCAATCATGAGCCTAAAATTGCACTTTTTGCCCCGGATGATGGTTTATATTTTTATCAAAAAATTTATGAAGAGGTTGCCAACTATTTAGAACCGAAAGGAGAACTTTTAATGGAATTCGGTTATCAGCAGAAAGCTAAATTGGCCGCGATCTATCAAACAGGTCAAATTGAATTCAAAAAAGATCTAAGTGGTCACGACCGGATGTTAAGGTGGCAAAATGACTAAAATTTATGACAAAACGAATTATAAAGAAGCGCTTCAAGCGATTAAACGGGGAGCACTGACAGTTTATCCAACTGAGACCGTTTATGGTATTGGGTCAGTGATTCACAATTCTATTAGTCTTGCTAAAATTTTTGTCTTAAAAAAAAGACCTCGCAGTAAACCTTTAAGTCTAAATATTGCATCGGCTGAAATGGCCCGGCCTTTTTTAAATTTTAGTGATTATCAGCGTTATCAAAAGATTGCTGCTAAGTTTTTGCCTGGACCATTATCAGTAATCTTCAAAACTTCGATCGAAAGTGAAGCGGCCCAGTACTTTACTCGCAAAGGCAGTATCTCCTTGAGAATGCCAGCAAGTGGCTTATTCTTGGATGCTTTGCGTGCTGTAGGCCCAATTGCTGGGACTTCCGCCAATTTAAGCGGAGAATTGTCATTGACCGATCCCCACGATGTGAAGGCTGCGATGAAGGATTTGGCAGAGATAATCTTACTAGACGGGGCACCAGAGATCGGAGTTGAATCGACTATTTTAGATTTAACTGGTAATCCTAAGATTTTCCGAGTTGGAGCAATTTCGGTTGAAGAAATAAGTGATTTTTTGGCTGAACCAGTTGAAATTGTCACTGATTCACGGCGTTATGAATTACGTAAAACTCTATATTTATATCGCAATTCAGCTGAATTAAATTCTTTAATTGATCGAGTGAAGCCGGATGATTATTTAATTTGGGGTAATAATTTTGGTTTTGCTGGGAAGTATCTGCCGCAATCCCCATTGGCAGAACTATTCAGTACTTTGAAAAAAATTGATCAGGATTCAAAAATTTCGGTAATTTTTGCAGAAGAAACAAATGATGATCTTTATAATCGAAAGTTAGGAGAATTGGCGCAAAAATGGGAATAAATTTCTTTAAAAACGATAAAGAAAATAAGCTTGAGCAGGATTATCAGAGAATGTTGGGAGTTCCAACAGTTAAATTAATTCCCCAAAGTGAACAAGCAGCGCTCAATATTTTAGTTGATTCTTTGCTTACACCAAACGACCGTTTGGTAATTATTAGTTCAGAGAATAAAAATCTAAACTGCAAATTTCGATTTTTGTTAGACCACTACCAAACAGAATATTGTCAAAAAACTTTTGAGCATCTTGAACTTGAAAGTTTACAGTCGCAGATTGAGAAATTTGGGCCACAGGTTATTATTTTTGATCGCGCAAGTTTTCAGTTTAAACCAGATTGGCAAGGATTGCGTCACTTGGCACGAATTAATGGGAGTCAATTAGTGGTGATGATGAATAGTAGCATTGACTGTGAATTAGCTGAAGTAGTAAATCTTGCTGATTTTGTGACTGCTAAGTGGGGAGCGGGGATGATCATCTCGCAATTTGATTATCAAGCGTTAATCGAAGAAAGTAGAGATAAATTCTTTTCAAAAGAAGTGATTTTTAGTTCAAATATAGTTAATTCTAAAATTGCTAATCTTAACGCTCAGGCGCTGAGAAGAGGAATTGGCAGTCAGGCAAGTTGTAATGGAGCTTTAGTTTGTTTACCATATAGTGAAATGCCCGATAGAATTGAAAATTTTCAAAAAATTCTTCATCAAGTTGGTTTAGAGGTCAAAGAGGCTAATCTTAAATCTGAAAAGCAAAAAGTACTTTTCTTTTCAACTTACGATTTGACTGCCAGTGGTTACAGTCAAGAAGCCTGCCAGCAGATCGGGGCAATTATTAGCAAAGCTTTTTTTGTGCAAAAAAATTTAATAAAGCTTGAAGAATTACGTCAACAAGTTTTAAATATTCAACGGGACTATTTATAAAAATATTAGGAGGTGTCTAATGAGTAATTTTACTGTTTTGAATCATCCATTAATTCAACATAAATTAACGATGATCAGAGGCAAGGAAGTAGGAACAAAGGATTTTCGGGAAGTGGCCAATGAAATAGCCGAATTGATGGTTTACGAGATTACCCGCGATTTACCGCTAAAAGACGTTGAAGTAGAAACACCGATGGGTAAATCCATCCAAAAAACTTTGGCAGGCAAAAAATTAGCCGTGGTACCAATTTTAAGAGCAGGTTTAGGGATGGTCGATGGAGTTTTACGATTAATTCCCGCAGCTAAAGTTGGTCACGTTGGAATGTATCGCGATGAAAAAACCTTACTTCCCCACGAATATTTTGTTAAAATGCCTTCTGATATTGATAAACGAATTCTCTTTATCGTTGATCCAATGCTTGCAACTGGAGGTTCAGCTAATATGGCGATTGAGGCTTTGAAAAAAAGAGGAGCAAAATCGATTCGTTTAGTAGTTTTAGTCGCGGCTCCAGAAGGAGTAAAGGCGGTCCAAGAGGCAAATCCGGATGTCGATATCTATGCAGCAGCACTTGATGAAAAATTAAATCAAGATGGTTACATAGTTCCAGGACTAGGCGACGCAGGCGATCGGCTGTTCGGGACAAAATAAAGCGTTTGCATTTTTTGGAAATTGGTTCACTTTTTAATTTTAAGGTGTATGATAACTATTTGACGAGGAGAACTGAGGAAAAAAAAGTTTTCAGGTCATTGAAAGAAGGTGAGGGTTTACGGATAAGGATGCAGCAATTAGCATTTTTGGTTTGCGTTTTAACCTTGCTAACGACATTCCAATTCTGGTGATTGCCGTTTTGATTATTTGCTTGGTCTTTGCTTGGTCACGCCACCTGCAAATTCGCCCAGGAAGAAAGCAAAACGCACTTGAATGGTTGGTAGATTTTACTAACAATGTTGTTGATAGTAATTTAACGGGCGAGGAAGAACGAAAACCAGCAAAATTGTTTGGTTTTGTGGTTTTTTTATTCATTATTGTCAGTAATGAAATTGGATTGTTTTTTCAAATTACTAGTAATGGAGAAAGTTACTTTAGATCACCAACTGCTTCTGCAGTGGTAACGATGACTCTAGCCATGATGGTCCTTGCATATTCACATTATGTAGGGGTTAAAAAGCATGGAATAAAGAGGTACCTTAAAAGTTTTGTAGAGCCATTTGCCCTTTTTCTACCGATCAATTTGATTGATGATTTTGCAAGTTTTTTAACACTTTCCTTGCGTTTATATGGAAACATTTACGCTGGAGAGGTGCTGATTCATCTAATCTCAAGTCTGGCTTTTGGCGTCAAAGGGATGACTTACATAACGTTGCCTTTTGCATTGATTTTAATGTTGATTTGGCAAGTATTTTCTCTTTTTATTGGCGCAGTTCAGACATATGTGTTTCTAAATTTATCAATGGTCTATATTGACCGCAAAGCAAATGAATAAAAAATGGAGGATTTTATAAAAAATGACTGGAATTAATTTAATCGCAGCAGCATTTGCAGCAGCATTTGCTGCAATTGGAGGAGCTTTTGGTGATGCTATCGTTGTTAGTAAGGCTTTAGAGAGTATGGCTCGTCAGCCTGAACAAAGTGGTACAATCCGTGGAACGATGATCTTGGGTGTCGGTTTAACTGAATCGACTCCAATTCTAGCAATCGTTATCGCTCTGATTCTGGTATTCAAATAAAAATTGACTAGCAGAAAGGTGCGTGGAAGATGCTAAATTTGGGAATGGAACCTCTTGAAATTGGCGATACTCTTCTACTTTTGGTTACGTTGATTATCATGATTTATTTGATCGGCAAGTTCGCTTACGGACCGGTCAATAAAATGCTTGAAGATCGACGAAATAAGATTAATGATGATTTGGATCATGCTCAATCTGAGCGGGAAAAGGCTTCAGAATTAGCAGCTCAACGTCAAAAAGAAGTTGATTCGAGTCGCGATGAAGCTAGTTCAATCATTGCAAAAGCAGAAAAAGATGGTCAAAAGCAAAAAGCTGGGATCATTGAACAAGCTCATGAAGAAGCTGCAAATATTCAAAAGCGCGCTAAAGATGATCTTGCAAGTCAGAAAGATCAGATGCTTGATCAAGTTAAAAATAATTTGGTTGAAGTATCAACTAAAATGGCCGCTAATATTTTAAAAGATCAAATCGATGAAGATAAACAAAAACAGTCGATTGATGATTTTTTGCAGAAAATTGAGGCTAGTAAATGAGCTATGATCGAGAAAAGTATGCTACGGCTTACGTTGAGGCAATAGGCGAAGTCGTTAAAATTGAAGAAGGTAAGGAATTTATCGATCAGTTAACTGAGTTGAATCAGGTCATGCTAGAGAATCCAGAACTAGAAACAGCTTTTAGGAGTCGACGACTCCCTCAAGCTATCGAAAAAGATCTTGTTACTACTTTATGCCAGGGGTATAAGAGTGTAGTTCAGAGCTTTTTCTTAGTTTTGGTTCAAAACGGACATATTATGATTCTTGATCGAATTTGTGCTAAGTTCATTGAATTTCAAAATGAGCGACAGAAATTGATGGTTTTTAAGGCAGTAGTTACTTACCTTCCAGATAATTTGCAGCAACAGAAGTTAGAAGAGGTTCTAAAAAATAAATTTGACCTCAATGAGGTTCAAATTAATTATCAAATCGATAAGGACTTGGTCGGTGGAATTATCATTGAAAGCAATACATACTTGATTGATGATTCAGTTCGCACTAGGCTAAATCGAGTTAGAGATTCATTGTTTCAAATGAAGATTAATAGTAAAGAATTGGAGGCATAATTTTGGCAACTACTGAGGCATTGGCTGAATATATCAAGAAACAGCTAAGCCAATATCAAGATGAAATTAAAGTTGATGAAATTGGTGCCGTTACTTATTTAGGTGATGGAATTGTCCGAGCGTCGGGGCTTAATAATGCCATGTATGGTGAGTTGGTTCAATTTGCTAATGGTGTTTATGGATTGATTCAAAATCTTGAAAGAGACGATGTAGGAATCATTGTTCTTGGAGATTATGATGAAATTTCCGAAGGCGATACCGTTAAGCGGACTGGCCGGATTATGGAAGTACCTGTTGGTGACGATATGATTGGGCGAGTTGTAGATCCTTTGGGACGGCCAATTGATGGATTGGGTGAGATAAAAAGCAATGAAACGCGCCCAATTGAGTATAAAGCACCAGGCGTCATGCAAAGAAAATCAGTTGATGAACCACTTCAAACCGGGATTAAAGCAATCGATTCGATTGTC of Xylocopilactobacillus apicola contains these proteins:
- the atpH gene encoding ATP synthase F1 subunit delta, producing MSYDREKYATAYVEAIGEVVKIEEGKEFIDQLTELNQVMLENPELETAFRSRRLPQAIEKDLVTTLCQGYKSVVQSFFLVLVQNGHIMILDRICAKFIEFQNERQKLMVFKAVVTYLPDNLQQQKLEEVLKNKFDLNEVQINYQIDKDLVGGIIIESNTYLIDDSVRTRLNRVRDSLFQMKINSKELEA
- the prfA gene encoding peptide chain release factor 1, translating into MDNFIEKIQALADRYNELQGMMSDPEIISDTDRYMKLSKEESKLRPIIEKYNRYTQNSTLIEENQEIIASSEDQELADLAKEEMKDAVQENQNLEQEIKVDLLPEDPNDEKNIIMEIRGAAGGDEASLFAGDLLSMYEKFVATQPGWKMEIVSSSPTEVGGFKEVEAVITGDHVYSKLKYENGAHRVQRVPVTESQGRVHTSTATVIIMPEYSETDYKIDPKDIRVDVLRSSGAGGQHINKTSSAVRMLHLPTGIMVFMEEQRSQQQNRAKALQILTTRVHDYYESQNQEEYDSTRKNLVGTGDRSERIRTYNYPQNRVTDHRIGLTLNKLDRVMDGGLGEVIDALVAYDQAQKLQDVENG
- a CDS encoding threonine/serine ThrE exporter family protein; amino-acid sequence: MSEIYPKKDEKSELSQSHHMQIPWYDVIDDQNDQVLNSALKERSSIVGRVGIMLLSCGTGAWRVREAMNTIARNLHLTCSADIGLTSISFTCFYQSHSYSEVLTLSKSGVNTDKLDALERFVHSFSDQLPHLSTREIHRKLDEIQKMPGNYSEIATGFAAALACSAFVFLLGGGPIEMFCCFLGAGLGNFIRTKLLNRELTLLATVAVGVAAACLVYLLVFLGLEKLFKISPEHEAGYIGAMLFVIPGFPFITSMLDISKQDLRSGLERFVYALMITIVATLVGWLVAFTVHLRPANFLPLGLTPVLMLVFRFIASFCGVFGFSVMFNSPRRMACLCGLIGAISNTLRLELVDFTKIPPAAAAFIAALTAGLIASAMNRVDGYPRISLTVPSIVIMVPGLYIYRGMYNLGLNNISVAAAWLSKAILIIMMLPLGLFTARVIMDQRWRRSD
- a CDS encoding L-threonylcarbamoyladenylate synthase, which encodes MTKIYDKTNYKEALQAIKRGALTVYPTETVYGIGSVIHNSISLAKIFVLKKRPRSKPLSLNIASAEMARPFLNFSDYQRYQKIAAKFLPGPLSVIFKTSIESEAAQYFTRKGSISLRMPASGLFLDALRAVGPIAGTSANLSGELSLTDPHDVKAAMKDLAEIILLDGAPEIGVESTILDLTGNPKIFRVGAISVEEISDFLAEPVEIVTDSRRYELRKTLYLYRNSAELNSLIDRVKPDDYLIWGNNFGFAGKYLPQSPLAELFSTLKKIDQDSKISVIFAEETNDDLYNRKLGELAQKWE
- the atpE gene encoding ATP synthase F0 subunit C, producing the protein MNLIAAAFAAAFAAIGGAFGDAIVVSKALESMARQPEQSGTIRGTMILGVGLTESTPILAIVIALILVFK
- a CDS encoding DUF4811 domain-containing protein, with translation MIILIAAISIIGLFLTLIYIKSKKIRRATITIMSLIVLSSIVLLVMNSLFHFGMVKETKTQKSSIYSTSPTKEIPLLVYQKLDQDLSIYLYKNSPHGKITNTDTRYGIHNRVKTSSSDQAVLLKQTKTWGYQSNFTKNLFSKRNDGEFIEQDNTFKIPKNWNVLSVKQSTALSKKLKPSDQQKVQMQQTISEQVRAARQKNPQMNQAQQQQLIKKITEQIQQDALKKAINEVKSEK
- the atpF gene encoding F0F1 ATP synthase subunit B; translated protein: MLNLGMEPLEIGDTLLLLVTLIIMIYLIGKFAYGPVNKMLEDRRNKINDDLDHAQSEREKASELAAQRQKEVDSSRDEASSIIAKAEKDGQKQKAGIIEQAHEEAANIQKRAKDDLASQKDQMLDQVKNNLVEVSTKMAANILKDQIDEDKQKQSIDDFLQKIEASK
- a CDS encoding thymidine kinase, coding for MAQLFFNYGAMNSGKSIEILKVAHNYEEEGKKVLVFTSGLDSRFGNGKIRSRIGIERVAEVINPDTDFYEIIKSQAKSTRISCILIDEAQFLSKQNVVDCARIVDEFNIPVMAFGLKNDFQNHLFEGTQFLLLYADKFEEIKTICWFCDHKATMNLRLSNNQPIYEGEQFMLGGNESYLPVCREHYFHPKLKELQNG
- the prmC gene encoding peptide chain release factor N(5)-glutamine methyltransferase → MADYLVRDFLKDAKDKLSDQPVIADFIAADLLKISLGDLPFYYQHLMVHQDLANQWIKEYLAGKPYQYLTHQAYFFDLTFYVDENVLIPRPETEELVEWLLNLHHESKLKVLDLATGSGAIAVTVKKHRPNWDVTASDISKEALEVARSNAKSNQVKINVVESDLFSNLNERYDVIISNPPYIGQSEVSVMDQSVLNHEPKIALFAPDDGLYFYQKIYEEVANYLEPKGELLMEFGYQQKAKLAAIYQTGQIEFKKDLSGHDRMLRWQND
- the atpB gene encoding F0F1 ATP synthase subunit A, which produces MSIFGLRFNLANDIPILVIAVLIICLVFAWSRHLQIRPGRKQNALEWLVDFTNNVVDSNLTGEEERKPAKLFGFVVFLFIIVSNEIGLFFQITSNGESYFRSPTASAVVTMTLAMMVLAYSHYVGVKKHGIKRYLKSFVEPFALFLPINLIDDFASFLTLSLRLYGNIYAGEVLIHLISSLAFGVKGMTYITLPFALILMLIWQVFSLFIGAVQTYVFLNLSMVYIDRKANE
- the upp gene encoding uracil phosphoribosyltransferase, with product MSNFTVLNHPLIQHKLTMIRGKEVGTKDFREVANEIAELMVYEITRDLPLKDVEVETPMGKSIQKTLAGKKLAVVPILRAGLGMVDGVLRLIPAAKVGHVGMYRDEKTLLPHEYFVKMPSDIDKRILFIVDPMLATGGSANMAIEALKKRGAKSIRLVVLVAAPEGVKAVQEANPDVDIYAAALDEKLNQDGYIVPGLGDAGDRLFGTK